The genomic stretch CCTCGGCCTCTTCTTCGGTCTCCTTTGGCTTCACCCGCTGATCCTGGGCGTCGACCCTCTCTGAACTCTGGAAGGCATTCATACGCTGCTGAGGAGCAGGCTCGTCTCGCTGTTCGAGACCCCGTTGACGCCGCGGACTTCCCTCAGGATGCGGTCGAAGTCGCTCAGGCTGTCAGTCTGTATCTCGACCACCAGGTCCCAGTTCCCGTTGGTCGTGTGGATCTTCTGGAGTTCGGGAAAGCCGCGCAGCTTGCGGATCACCTCGGTGGTCGACTGTCCCTTGACCTCGATCATCATGACCGCCCGGATCTTCTCCGTCTCGTAGTCGTCGCGCACCCGGATGGTGAAGCCGAGGAGCGCCCCCGATTCCAGCAGGCGCTCGATCCGGTTCTGCACCGTCCCGCGGGACACGCCCAGAATGTCGGCCAGCTTCGACAGGGGCGCGCGCCCGTCCCTGCGCAG from Kiloniellales bacterium encodes the following:
- a CDS encoding Lrp/AsnC family transcriptional regulator — encoded protein: LRRDGRAPLSKLADILGVSRGTVQNRIERLLESGALLGFTIRVRDDYETEKIRAVMMIEVKGQSTTEVIRKLRGFPELQKIHTTNGNWDLVVEIQTDSLSDFDRILREVRGVNGVSNSETSLLLSSV